Proteins encoded within one genomic window of Methanobacteriales archaeon HGW-Methanobacteriales-1:
- a CDS encoding YhgE/Pip domain-containing protein yields the protein MIKGAREIFKNDMKTIKNNPAVVLVLFIIICIPSLYALLNVQATWDPYARTSNIEVAVVNDDLGYTTNGTHYNVGNILVDELKDNKNFSWRFVDKKTALNGVKNGDYYAALIIPSNFSEDLLSIETTTPQPAQIEYIVNDKLNPVAPRLTNAGADAVQTKINNEVVKTIDGIIFGQLSDVGSLVKDNKAQFLKLKAFINELNGKLGAIDSTLGEANNVMSTVNEIWPKISAALPEIQTYSNNVRGKYDTLYNQVASDPAKALTTVQDMETKVSTTITGLKYVDAILTSLYNTTGDANLKPVIAQIEDNINKANQVLGILKSVESDIKDGKNPQGKLTKLKTLIDEMDDGVNYLVKNKASINKKINDATAKLSLVNSKWPIVKQSIPIAAAKLNSINEDDLNKLIAFSDTNQSDVANYFDSPVQMEKKHMYPVDTYGSALAPFYISISLWIGCLISVAMISMRVRQSKKYNAESVYIGRMGLFLLIALLQSILVILGSLFLHIQITSALLFALTTLFIGLCCMIVVYSLTSAFGNAGKAMVVVILVLQITAAGGIFPVEILPPFFQAINPYLPLTYSIGALREVVAGVIWSTYWYNLIALALFPILTFVLTLLIKEKMDKRAQLLEEKLKKSGLF from the coding sequence ATGATAAAAGGCGCAAGAGAAATATTTAAAAATGATATGAAAACTATTAAAAATAACCCGGCCGTCGTGCTGGTTCTTTTCATAATTATTTGTATACCATCACTTTATGCATTACTTAATGTTCAGGCCACATGGGATCCCTATGCTAGAACTTCAAATATTGAAGTAGCTGTAGTTAATGATGATTTGGGTTACACTACCAACGGAACCCATTATAATGTAGGAAATATTTTAGTAGATGAATTAAAGGATAATAAAAATTTCAGCTGGAGGTTTGTTGATAAAAAAACTGCATTAAATGGAGTTAAAAATGGAGACTATTACGCGGCCCTAATAATACCATCTAATTTCAGTGAAGACCTACTTTCAATTGAAACCACAACACCCCAACCCGCCCAAATAGAATATATAGTTAATGATAAGTTGAATCCAGTTGCACCACGGCTTACCAATGCCGGGGCAGATGCGGTGCAGACAAAGATTAATAATGAAGTAGTTAAAACCATTGATGGAATTATTTTTGGTCAACTCAGTGATGTAGGATCACTGGTTAAGGATAATAAAGCCCAATTCCTTAAATTAAAAGCATTTATAAATGAATTAAATGGAAAATTAGGCGCGATAGATTCCACCCTGGGGGAAGCAAATAACGTCATGAGTACGGTTAATGAAATCTGGCCTAAAATTAGTGCTGCTTTACCAGAAATACAAACTTATTCCAATAATGTGCGTGGAAAATACGACACATTATACAATCAAGTAGCATCAGATCCTGCCAAGGCACTAACTACTGTTCAGGACATGGAAACAAAGGTTAGTACCACCATCACTGGCCTAAAATACGTTGATGCTATATTAACCAGTTTATACAACACTACAGGTGATGCTAATTTAAAACCAGTTATTGCTCAAATTGAAGACAATATAAACAAAGCAAATCAAGTTCTTGGCATTTTAAAAAGTGTTGAATCCGATATAAAAGATGGTAAAAATCCTCAAGGAAAATTAACTAAATTAAAAACTTTAATTGATGAAATGGATGATGGAGTAAATTATCTGGTTAAAAATAAAGCCAGTATAAATAAGAAAATTAATGATGCAACAGCTAAATTAAGTTTAGTTAACTCAAAATGGCCTATAGTTAAACAATCTATTCCCATAGCTGCAGCAAAACTTAACTCCATAAATGAAGATGATTTAAACAAATTAATCGCATTTTCAGATACGAATCAAAGCGATGTGGCTAATTACTTTGACAGTCCAGTACAAATGGAAAAGAAACACATGTATCCGGTTGATACTTATGGATCTGCACTGGCTCCATTCTATATATCTATTTCACTATGGATAGGATGTCTTATATCCGTGGCCATGATAAGCATGAGAGTTAGGCAGAGTAAAAAATATAATGCTGAAAGTGTTTATATAGGAAGAATGGGACTATTCTTGTTAATAGCTTTATTACAATCAATTTTAGTAATATTGGGTTCATTATTCTTGCACATACAAATAACTTCAGCATTACTATTCGCCTTAACCACATTATTTATCGGTTTATGCTGTATGATAGTGGTGTACTCCTTAACATCCGCCTTTGGGAATGCAGGAAAAGCTATGGTAGTGGTGATACTGGTTCTACAGATTACAGCAGCCGGAGGTATTTTCCCAGTAGAGATTCTCCCACCATTCTTCCAGGCCATAAATCCCTATTTACCATTGACTTATTCCATTGGTGCACTCCGAGAAGTAGTTGCTGGAGTTATATGGAGTACTTACTGGTACAATTTGATAGCACTGGCACTATTCCCAATTTTAACCTTTGTTCTGACCTTATTGATCAAAGAAAAAATGGATAAACGTGCCCAGCTGTTAGAAGAGAAATTGAAGAAAAGTGGTTTATTCTAA
- a CDS encoding TetR/AcrR family transcriptional regulator, translated as MDNTEDKILDATIKLLDEVGWDGATTKRIAAEAGVNEVTLFRKFKTKNLMLEAAKNRSAGKFLNELEELLKIDPESDIQTYLRTIWKNSSKMIDKRTNLIRISMEEVRGVPFENKVLPKISKMVLDNLTGYFKDQMVKGTIREIDPEVAALNFFSIVFQMNMMWKVYGQNPPVEDERCLESFLDIFMNGILVNK; from the coding sequence ATGGATAATACCGAAGATAAAATACTAGATGCAACCATCAAACTCCTAGATGAGGTGGGATGGGACGGTGCCACGACCAAAAGAATAGCTGCTGAAGCCGGGGTGAATGAAGTAACCTTGTTTAGAAAATTTAAAACTAAAAACCTCATGCTTGAAGCTGCAAAGAATAGAAGTGCTGGTAAATTTCTTAATGAGCTCGAAGAGCTTCTAAAAATCGATCCTGAAAGTGACATTCAAACTTATCTAAGAACTATCTGGAAAAATTCTTCAAAAATGATCGATAAAAGAACTAACTTAATACGGATCTCCATGGAAGAAGTAAGGGGAGTTCCATTTGAAAATAAAGTATTGCCTAAAATTTCAAAAATGGTGCTAGATAATTTAACAGGTTATTTCAAAGATCAAATGGTTAAAGGGACTATAAGGGAAATAGATCCCGAAGTGGCTGCTTTGAATTTTTTCAGTATTGTTTTTCAAATGAATATGATGTGGAAAGTTTATGGACAGAATCCACCAGTAGAAGATGAAAGATGCCTGGAAAGCTTCCTGGACATATTCATGAACGGTATTTTAGTAAATAAATAG
- a CDS encoding Hsp20/alpha crystallin family protein, with amino-acid sequence MEKKENNINQNIEEEIKEENTDNKSEDKEINAEKLLNDIISDIQNKAGEFGKTISDYKTALQKPLTDVIETETSLIVKFDLPGVNKDDIDLGISEDSIEIKVLFEENENIKYLQKERSHGKLLRSLTLPMNIKTDEVKAIFEDSVLTVEMPKMDKEVHKVDII; translated from the coding sequence ATGGAAAAAAAAGAGAATAATATTAACCAGAATATAGAAGAAGAAATTAAAGAAGAAAATACAGATAATAAATCAGAAGATAAAGAAATAAATGCTGAGAAATTATTGAATGATATAATCAGCGACATTCAAAATAAAGCTGGAGAATTTGGAAAAACTATCTCTGATTATAAAACTGCCCTTCAAAAACCACTTACTGATGTTATAGAAACAGAAACTAGTTTAATAGTAAAATTTGATCTTCCAGGAGTTAATAAAGATGATATTGACCTGGGAATATCTGAAGATAGTATTGAAATAAAGGTTCTGTTTGAAGAAAATGAAAACATCAAATACCTTCAAAAAGAGAGAAGTCATGGAAAACTTCTGCGTTCACTGACTCTACCAATGAATATAAAGACTGACGAAGTTAAAGCAATTTTTGAGGATTCCGTTTTAACTGTTGAAATGCCTAAAATGGATAAAGAAGTCCATAAAGTAGATATAATTTAA
- a CDS encoding ferredoxin — protein sequence MIVKEWCMYCGECAGVCPRNLIEVRELTLKFNEDQCKECSLCVQVCPVKALEKE from the coding sequence ATGATTGTCAAGGAATGGTGTATGTATTGTGGGGAATGTGCAGGAGTTTGCCCCCGCAACTTAATCGAAGTTAGGGAACTAACTTTGAAATTTAATGAAGACCAATGCAAAGAGTGTAGCCTTTGTGTCCAAGTTTGCCCGGTGAAGGCGCTGGAAAAGGAATAA
- a CDS encoding digeranylgeranylglycerophospholipid reductase, which translates to MVIETDVLVIGAGPAGSTAAKHAASGGAKVLLMDKKSEIGAPKRCAEGVSNGGLESLGIEHNPRWITRQLDGVRLISPDGTNVWLTSDKVDLPEAGCILERKVFDKYMAMDAGRAGAEIKIKTLATSMERVDEGFLVDAECMGEKFQIQAKIVIAADGPESRVARWAGLKTAVKPKDMESAAQFEMAGVEMENNNCIEFYFGSVAPGGYAWIFPKGDDIANVGLGVLTTNTDKTAYEYLLEFVKNCPATQNAQPVELNIGGDPVGGMPKKLVTDNLMVVGDAAGQVNPLTGGGIISGMTGGMIAGKVAAEAVNEGDLSEKKLKEYETTCRAEIGDSINKYLKVKDYMMTLNDDELNSIADTFKDSDFEKISTAELVKKLIKVSPKALLKLGKVF; encoded by the coding sequence ATGGTTATTGAAACTGATGTATTAGTTATAGGTGCCGGACCTGCTGGATCTACTGCTGCTAAACACGCAGCCAGTGGCGGAGCAAAGGTCTTATTAATGGATAAAAAATCAGAAATAGGAGCACCAAAAAGATGTGCTGAAGGAGTATCCAATGGTGGATTAGAATCATTAGGAATTGAACATAATCCTAGATGGATAACTAGACAATTAGATGGTGTTCGTTTAATATCTCCTGATGGAACTAATGTGTGGTTAACTTCTGATAAAGTGGACTTGCCGGAAGCAGGTTGCATTTTAGAGAGAAAAGTTTTTGATAAATACATGGCCATGGATGCCGGACGTGCTGGTGCTGAAATTAAGATTAAAACTCTGGCCACCTCCATGGAAAGAGTTGATGAAGGATTTTTAGTAGATGCAGAATGCATGGGTGAAAAATTCCAGATTCAAGCAAAGATAGTAATTGCTGCTGATGGACCTGAATCACGTGTTGCCCGATGGGCTGGCCTTAAAACTGCAGTAAAACCTAAAGATATGGAATCTGCTGCCCAGTTTGAAATGGCTGGAGTGGAAATGGAAAATAATAACTGTATTGAGTTTTACTTTGGTAGTGTGGCCCCTGGAGGATATGCCTGGATTTTCCCTAAAGGTGACGATATAGCTAATGTCGGTCTGGGTGTTTTAACCACTAATACTGATAAAACAGCATATGAATATCTTTTAGAGTTTGTTAAAAATTGCCCAGCCACTCAAAATGCTCAACCTGTTGAATTAAATATTGGTGGAGATCCTGTAGGTGGAATGCCTAAAAAACTGGTCACTGATAACTTAATGGTTGTTGGAGATGCAGCAGGGCAGGTAAATCCTTTAACTGGTGGTGGAATCATCAGTGGAATGACTGGTGGAATGATTGCTGGTAAAGTCGCTGCTGAGGCCGTCAATGAAGGAGATTTATCTGAAAAGAAACTTAAAGAATATGAAACAACTTGTCGGGCTGAAATTGGAGACTCTATAAATAAATATCTCAAAGTCAAAGATTATATGATGACTTTAAATGATGATGAGCTTAACTCCATAGCTGATACCTTTAAAGACAGCGACTTTGAAAAAATTAGTACTGCTGAATTGGTTAAAAAATTAATTAAGGTATCTCCAAAGGCATTATTGAAATTAGGTAAAGTATTCTAA
- a CDS encoding prenyltransferase, whose translation MIITLLKSTRLTWAAKNVHMYLLALTYAYFSQTIITNPLEVLEGLILVSILWGALYSLNDLTDLEIDKKDKSKINRAFIRDSIDPKIVLLFVGILCLSVFSISILTLTPLFTIIMLMMVINQLLYTLPPIRLKETALAPLASTSTNNVLRVASCTVILGNIFLVPLSVYLLMFVAGMGTYLMYKEKTKLMHGLAGIFCLLMTYILLVGDMNVIQVMIVILPSFLATIPLYLSNFFEKEKMINLADFLYHKVVLIFYLVCIFVLLF comes from the coding sequence ATGATAATCACTCTTTTAAAGTCCACCAGATTAACCTGGGCAGCCAAAAATGTTCATATGTATCTTCTGGCTTTGACTTACGCATATTTTTCTCAGACCATTATTACAAATCCATTAGAAGTTTTAGAGGGATTAATACTGGTTTCAATTTTATGGGGTGCGCTTTACTCTCTTAATGATCTAACAGACCTTGAAATTGATAAAAAAGATAAAAGTAAGATCAATCGAGCGTTTATTAGAGATTCGATAGATCCAAAAATAGTTCTGTTATTTGTCGGAATTTTATGTTTATCCGTATTTAGTATTTCCATATTAACTTTGACCCCATTATTCACCATAATAATGCTTATGATGGTGATAAACCAGTTATTATATACATTACCACCCATAAGACTTAAAGAAACTGCGCTAGCCCCGCTTGCCAGTACATCAACCAATAATGTTCTTAGAGTTGCTTCATGTACCGTAATTTTGGGTAATATTTTTTTAGTACCATTAAGTGTTTATCTTTTAATGTTTGTAGCTGGAATGGGTACCTATTTGATGTATAAAGAAAAAACAAAATTGATGCATGGGTTGGCAGGAATATTTTGTCTTTTAATGACATATATTCTATTAGTAGGTGATATGAATGTCATCCAAGTGATGATTGTAATTTTACCATCATTTTTGGCCACCATACCCCTTTATCTATCTAATTTCTTTGAAAAAGAAAAAATGATTAATTTAGCAGACTTTTTATATCATAAAGTTGTCTTAATATTCTATCTGGTTTGCATATTCGTTCTATTATTCTAA
- a CDS encoding N-acetyltransferase has product MPNFKSLIFGSEQEAWESKRDSENVIIGYDYKRFSKPPIIGNNSLIRSNSIIYNDVTIGDNLMTGHNVLIREKTTLGNDVLIGTNTVIEGHSKIGSNVSIQSNVYIPKKSFIEDNVFIGPCACFTNDRYPVRVDYKLKGPIIRKGASIGANSTFLSNIEIGEGAIVAAGAVVTRPVPPWYLAIGAPAKIKPLPPKLKVSNDI; this is encoded by the coding sequence TTGCCTAATTTTAAAAGTTTAATATTTGGATCTGAACAGGAAGCTTGGGAAAGTAAGAGGGATTCTGAAAATGTTATAATTGGTTACGATTATAAACGATTTAGTAAACCCCCCATCATTGGAAACAATTCACTTATTAGATCCAACAGTATTATTTACAATGACGTCACCATAGGTGACAACTTAATGACTGGACACAACGTTTTAATAAGGGAAAAAACAACCTTAGGCAATGATGTTTTGATAGGTACCAATACTGTTATTGAGGGACATTCTAAAATAGGTAGTAATGTAAGTATTCAATCCAATGTGTATATCCCAAAAAAGAGTTTCATTGAAGATAATGTATTTATTGGACCATGCGCATGTTTTACTAATGATAGATACCCAGTAAGGGTCGATTACAAACTAAAAGGGCCAATCATAAGAAAAGGTGCATCCATTGGAGCAAATTCTACTTTTTTATCCAACATTGAAATTGGAGAAGGCGCAATTGTTGCTGCAGGAGCAGTTGTAACACGCCCTGTCCCCCCATGGTATTTAGCTATAGGGGCCCCAGCTAAAATTAAGCCATTACCGCCAAAATTAAAAGTATCCAACGATATTTAA
- a CDS encoding ATPase: MQLTKNQLISIIEEIRTEIGHEESELNIKEVIFHSKNNMLLIITPDRPDKSAVIGKGGWVVGKLRERLGVENIHVAAYTDIMVKQYRMELAGEKIHEITSKKPFNDSNALNNLMDMLFEKIENLSLFNFSDYLNITESEHHLKNEQNKSHNAVVALSGGVDSSFSLIISAFLGFNPLAVTADPGSIVLPQHFKNNINNLCETLGVDHNYVPLDFSDFINESFEGRFHPCGRCSKMIHQAVIKHAKENDINIVIFGDMLSTGSQSMVYKDDILRINLPAFLGVSKQELQSLTSLFNVKKSNHFGCPLLGEVQKKFPHMRRYSIQRVLRETRAGVLEPGQALDLIWSLCKDLK, translated from the coding sequence TTGCAATTAACGAAAAATCAATTAATTTCTATCATTGAAGAAATAAGGACTGAAATTGGCCACGAAGAGTCGGAACTTAATATTAAAGAAGTTATTTTTCATTCAAAAAATAATATGCTTTTAATTATAACCCCTGATCGTCCAGATAAATCTGCAGTAATAGGAAAAGGAGGATGGGTTGTAGGTAAATTAAGGGAAAGATTGGGTGTTGAAAATATTCATGTAGCTGCCTACACTGACATTATGGTTAAACAATATCGCATGGAACTTGCTGGTGAAAAAATCCATGAAATAACATCAAAAAAACCATTTAATGATTCTAATGCCCTGAATAATTTAATGGACATGCTTTTTGAAAAAATCGAAAACTTATCACTTTTCAATTTTTCAGATTATTTAAATATTACCGAATCAGAGCATCATTTAAAAAATGAGCAAAATAAAAGCCATAATGCAGTGGTAGCTCTTTCAGGAGGGGTAGATAGTAGTTTTTCACTAATCATTTCTGCTTTTCTTGGTTTTAATCCTTTAGCAGTAACTGCTGATCCGGGAAGTATAGTACTTCCCCAGCACTTTAAAAATAATATAAATAATTTATGTGAAACTTTAGGTGTAGATCACAATTACGTGCCCTTGGATTTCTCAGATTTTATTAATGAAAGTTTCGAGGGTCGATTTCATCCCTGCGGTAGATGCTCTAAAATGATTCATCAGGCGGTAATTAAACACGCTAAAGAAAACGATATAAATATAGTAATTTTTGGAGATATGCTTTCCACCGGATCTCAGTCTATGGTTTATAAGGACGATATTTTGAGAATAAATCTGCCTGCATTTTTAGGAGTTTCTAAACAAGAACTACAATCTTTAACTTCTTTATTTAATGTAAAAAAATCAAATCATTTTGGATGTCCTCTTTTAGGAGAAGTGCAAAAGAAGTTTCCCCATATGAGGCGCTACTCAATTCAAAGAGTCCTAAGAGAAACTCGTGCAGGTGTATTAGAACCAGGTCAGGCCTTAGATCTTATTTGGAGTCTTTGTAAGGACTTAAAATAG
- the argH gene encoding argininosuccinate lyase, whose protein sequence is MNLRAGRLGKKMSEDAATFTSSLEFDKYIFEADIECNRAHTTMLSKQGIIESSTAQKILGALDELKIEGIDALDLDPSVEDIHMALENYVTAKIGKKAGFMHTAKSRNDQVATDLRIVLRQKIIEIQIDILDFIEGLVDLASEHTETVIIGYTHLQHAQPTTFAHHLMAYTHSLKRDYERLKDTYKRVNINPLGSAAMTTTSFPINREITTEILGFDSYMENSMDAVSSRDFIAETVFDLSMLLTTISKICEEMVLWSTHEFGLITISDEFSSTSSIMPQKKNPDVAEIARAKSAVLYGELNTILTILKAIPYTYNRDLQEITPHLWNGIETAHSTLNIVREMVLSIKINKARGLELARANFATATDLADVIVREKQIPFRIAHKIVGRMVTDALATNMKPEDINSAFLDEITEEITGSPLELSNDLISKALDPLENVKMRKVPGGPSPEMINLALKNLRSFLKTEDEYLDTKNI, encoded by the coding sequence GTGAATTTAAGGGCTGGAAGACTTGGTAAAAAGATGAGTGAAGATGCTGCTACATTTACATCTTCTTTAGAATTTGATAAATACATATTTGAAGCAGATATTGAATGTAATAGGGCCCATACAACCATGCTAAGCAAGCAGGGCATTATTGAATCTTCCACAGCACAGAAAATATTGGGCGCACTGGATGAGCTTAAAATTGAAGGTATTGATGCTTTAGATCTGGATCCCTCCGTGGAAGACATACACATGGCCCTGGAAAATTATGTTACCGCTAAAATAGGTAAAAAGGCAGGTTTCATGCATACTGCCAAGTCTCGAAATGACCAGGTAGCTACGGATCTCAGGATAGTCCTTAGGCAAAAAATAATAGAAATTCAAATAGATATTCTTGATTTTATAGAAGGATTAGTTGATTTAGCTAGTGAACATACTGAAACAGTAATCATTGGTTACACTCACCTGCAACATGCCCAGCCCACCACATTTGCCCATCATTTAATGGCCTATACCCATTCACTTAAAAGAGATTATGAAAGGCTCAAAGATACTTACAAGAGAGTTAATATAAATCCATTAGGTTCAGCAGCCATGACCACTACTAGTTTCCCTATAAATAGGGAGATAACCACGGAGATTCTTGGATTTGACAGTTACATGGAAAATTCCATGGACGCCGTGAGTTCTCGTGATTTCATCGCTGAAACCGTTTTTGATTTATCTATGCTGCTAACCACCATTAGTAAGATCTGTGAAGAAATGGTTCTATGGAGTACCCATGAGTTTGGCCTTATAACCATTTCCGATGAATTTTCATCCACATCTTCTATAATGCCTCAAAAAAAGAATCCTGACGTGGCTGAAATAGCAAGGGCCAAAAGTGCAGTATTGTATGGGGAATTAAATACAATATTAACCATCTTAAAAGCAATTCCTTACACTTACAACCGTGACTTGCAAGAGATAACACCCCATCTCTGGAATGGAATTGAAACAGCTCACTCCACATTGAATATTGTTAGAGAAATGGTTTTAAGTATAAAAATTAATAAAGCGCGAGGTCTCGAGCTAGCAAGGGCCAATTTTGCAACAGCTACTGATTTAGCAGATGTTATTGTACGGGAAAAACAAATACCATTTAGAATTGCCCATAAAATTGTAGGCAGAATGGTAACTGATGCTCTGGCAACTAATATGAAACCTGAAGATATTAACTCTGCTTTTCTTGATGAAATAACTGAAGAAATAACTGGCAGCCCATTGGAATTAAGTAATGATTTAATTTCAAAAGCATTAGATCCGCTGGAAAACGTTAAAATGAGGAAAGTTCCAGGCGGTCCTTCACCAGAAATGATTAATCTTGCCTTAAAAAATCTAAGAAGCTTTTTAAAAACAGAAGATGAATATTTAGATACTAAAAATATCTAG
- a CDS encoding 30S ribosomal protein S27ae — translation MKKGKLYDIKDDKLNRKNPFCPRCSSGVFMADHGDRYSCGKCGYTEWKNKDKK, via the coding sequence ATGAAAAAAGGTAAACTTTACGACATTAAAGATGACAAATTAAATAGAAAAAATCCTTTTTGTCCTCGATGCTCCAGCGGAGTATTCATGGCTGACCACGGTGACAGATACTCCTGTGGTAAGTGTGGATACACCGAATGGAAAAATAAAGACAAAAAATAA
- a CDS encoding 30S ribosomal protein S24e: MEINIIKKTENPLLDRTEIDFECVYQGESTPKILDVKSKLVAMLDADKNLLVVDKVKPHFGEGKAKGYAKIYGTAESLNDVETEHVLNKNKEASAESTEEE, from the coding sequence ATGGAAATCAATATAATCAAAAAAACTGAAAATCCACTCTTAGATAGAACCGAAATAGATTTTGAATGTGTATATCAAGGCGAATCCACCCCTAAAATATTAGACGTTAAAAGCAAGCTAGTAGCTATGTTAGATGCGGATAAAAACCTCCTAGTGGTAGATAAAGTAAAACCTCACTTCGGTGAAGGTAAAGCCAAAGGTTACGCTAAAATTTACGGGACTGCAGAAAGTTTAAACGATGTTGAAACCGAACACGTCCTTAACAAAAATAAAGAAGCCTCAGCAGAGAGTACTGAGGAGGAATAA
- a CDS encoding DUF359 domain-containing protein has product MLTKELRSKLKEPLGNLYTSLNEVKNSLAEYDYIISVGDVTTRNLIESQVYPRLGIIDNRIQRKDSDHEIEYQATILNAENPPGTITEDLWETIDHAISSSSNSKENFLIVVEGEEDLAVLPSILMAPENAVVLYGQPNEGLVVVEANKLKKKAEELINEFEEAQ; this is encoded by the coding sequence ATGCTAACAAAAGAGTTAAGATCAAAGTTAAAAGAGCCATTAGGTAATCTATACACTTCCCTTAACGAAGTAAAAAACTCTTTAGCAGAATATGACTATATAATCTCTGTTGGTGATGTTACTACAAGAAATCTCATTGAATCCCAAGTATATCCTCGATTAGGAATAATAGATAATCGAATACAAAGAAAGGATTCAGATCATGAAATAGAATATCAAGCAACAATATTAAATGCTGAAAATCCACCTGGAACCATAACTGAAGATCTATGGGAAACCATAGACCATGCTATTAGCTCTTCATCAAACAGCAAGGAAAATTTTTTAATTGTGGTTGAAGGAGAGGAAGACTTGGCGGTCCTTCCCAGTATTTTAATGGCCCCTGAAAATGCAGTTGTACTGTATGGGCAACCCAATGAAGGATTGGTTGTTGTTGAAGCGAATAAATTAAAGAAAAAAGCTGAAGAATTAATCAATGAATTTGAGGAGGCACAATAA
- a CDS encoding DNA-directed RNA polymerase subunit E'' (Catalyzes the transcription of DNA into RNA using the four ribonucleoside triphosphates as substrates), translating to MSMKACTRCKRITTEERCPVCNITTSTNWSGLLIIIDPERSDIAHELNINIPGEYALRVR from the coding sequence ATGAGTATGAAAGCTTGCACCCGGTGCAAACGTATAACAACAGAGGAACGTTGTCCAGTATGTAATATAACTACATCAACTAACTGGAGTGGTCTTTTAATAATAATAGATCCCGAACGTTCAGATATAGCCCATGAACTGAATATCAACATCCCTGGAGAATATGCACTGAGGGTTAGATAG
- a CDS encoding DNA-directed RNA polymerase, whose protein sequence is MYYISKIEDTVRIPPHRFEEPLEDVAIETINEAYVGKIDKKLGLMVTVKSIDEIGVGKVIMGDGAAYHEVEFTALFFKPELHEIIEGEVIEIAEFGAFIRIGPMDGLVHVSQVTDDYINYDGKRGALLGKESKKTLDEGSKVRARIVALSLKGRSTKEIKIGLTMRQPGLGRFEWVEEEKRKKKK, encoded by the coding sequence TTGTATTATATATCCAAAATTGAGGACACCGTGAGAATTCCCCCTCACCGTTTTGAAGAACCTCTAGAAGATGTGGCGATTGAAACCATAAATGAAGCCTATGTTGGGAAAATAGATAAAAAATTAGGTCTTATGGTGACCGTCAAATCAATAGATGAAATTGGTGTAGGTAAAGTCATAATGGGTGACGGAGCAGCCTACCACGAAGTTGAATTCACAGCCCTATTCTTTAAACCAGAACTTCATGAAATAATAGAAGGTGAAGTTATTGAGATAGCTGAATTCGGTGCATTCATTAGAATTGGGCCAATGGACGGATTAGTTCACGTTTCACAGGTTACTGATGATTACATCAATTATGATGGAAAAAGAGGAGCACTTCTTGGTAAAGAATCTAAAAAAACTCTTGATGAAGGCAGTAAAGTTCGTGCCAGAATAGTAGCTCTAAGTTTAAAAGGCCGTTCTACAAAAGAAATTAAAATTGGTCTCACCATGAGACAACCCGGACTTGGAAGATTCGAATGGGTTGAAGAAGAAAAAAGGAAGAAGAAGAAATGA